From a region of the Methanolinea sp. genome:
- a CDS encoding GNAT family N-acetyltransferase — translation MDDLVIRTARKEVVPVFIEWARREGWNPGLHDGECHYAVDPAGWFVAEADGEIVGTVAVTNYDSRFSFGGFFVIREDMRSKGVGWQLSTAAIRHVGDRNLGIDGVYEMQEKYSSRMGFRFAYRNIRWRGIADGRRQAGLCSAQEVPFSALVAYDALHFPAERKRFLERWIRMPGSWSSALVEGGTLRGYGVIRRCFEGYKIGPLFADTPEIGERILEDLTGRDEMRGQLFFFDTPEPNSEAVAMAQEREMEEVFGTARMYTKEIPPLPVGRIFGVTTFEMG, via the coding sequence ATGGATGACCTTGTGATCCGGACGGCGCGAAAGGAGGTGGTGCCGGTCTTTATCGAGTGGGCGAGGAGAGAAGGGTGGAACCCGGGGCTGCATGACGGGGAGTGCCACTACGCGGTGGACCCGGCCGGGTGGTTTGTCGCGGAGGCGGACGGCGAGATCGTCGGGACTGTTGCGGTCACCAATTACGACTCCCGGTTCTCTTTTGGGGGTTTCTTTGTCATCAGGGAGGATATGCGGTCGAAGGGTGTGGGCTGGCAGCTCTCGACCGCGGCAATCCGCCACGTGGGAGACCGGAACCTGGGCATCGACGGGGTCTACGAGATGCAGGAAAAGTATTCTTCACGGATGGGGTTCCGCTTCGCATACCGGAACATCCGGTGGCGGGGCATCGCGGACGGAAGGAGGCAGGCAGGGCTCTGCTCTGCGCAGGAAGTGCCCTTTTCCGCACTCGTTGCGTACGATGCCCTCCATTTCCCCGCGGAACGGAAGCGCTTCCTGGAGCGATGGATCCGCATGCCCGGATCGTGGTCCTCCGCTCTGGTGGAGGGAGGAACACTGCGGGGCTACGGGGTAATCCGGAGGTGCTTCGAGGGGTATAAGATCGGCCCGCTCTTTGCCGATACGCCGGAAATCGGCGAGCGTATCCTGGAGGATTTGACCGGGAGGGATGAGATGAGGGGGCAGCTGTTTTTCTTCGACACCCCGGAGCCGAACAGCGAGGCGGTGGCCATGGCGCAGGAGCGGGAGATGGAGGAGGTCTTTGGCACCGCCAGGATGTACACGAAGGAGATCCCTCCGCTTCCGGTCGGCCGGATCTTCGGGGTCACCACGTTCGAGATGGGGTGA
- a CDS encoding SAP domain-containing protein, producing the protein MCLKLGRSGNEPLEKAIEAFLKEGLLRVANLQEKMDAKFKLTDLKPLLKTRNLPVTGKKNLLIDRLIQADREAIESLVTDVNVLICSDKGKLIAEDYLKKNGKLGLQQKRQSFLL; encoded by the coding sequence ATGTGCCTAAAACTCGGGAGGTCAGGTAATGAACCTTTAGAAAAGGCAATAGAGGCTTTTCTTAAGGAAGGATTGTTACGAGTAGCAAATCTTCAAGAAAAAATGGATGCAAAATTCAAACTCACTGACCTAAAACCTTTATTAAAAACGAGAAATTTGCCAGTAACGGGAAAGAAAAACTTGCTAATTGATAGATTAATACAGGCTGACAGGGAAGCAATTGAATCACTCGTTACGGATGTAAATGTTCTCATTTGTAGTGATAAAGGAAAATTAATCGCTGAAGATTACCTCAAAAAGAACGGGAAATTAGGCTTGCAACAGAAAAGACAGTCTTTTCTTTTATAA
- a CDS encoding transposase family protein — MLGGVWQGDWKEVTIDGQKKWLIAFMDDSSRLVTCHGVFDSPTTRNTILVLEMGFTRYGIPREILTDHGTQFVSAREREVAQHTFKAFLDQHGIKHIVARIKHPQTNVRLNDSKHDHLAVLTSLVKAFEGDPFIPSAAH, encoded by the coding sequence ATGCTTGGTGGTGTCTGGCAGGGTGACTGGAAAGAGGTGACAATCGATGGCCAGAAGAAATGGCTGATAGCATTCATGGATGACTCATCCCGGCTGGTCACCTGCCACGGTGTCTTCGATTCTCCCACCACCCGGAATACTATTCTTGTCCTGGAAATGGGATTTACACGGTATGGGATCCCCAGGGAGATTCTCACGGACCACGGCACACAATTCGTTTCTGCACGTGAGCGTGAGGTGGCACAGCATACTTTCAAGGCGTTCCTCGATCAGCATGGAATCAAGCATATTGTCGCCCGGATCAAGCATCCTCAGACGAATGTAAGATTGAACGATTCGAAACATGATCATCTAGCTGTTCTAACCTCTCTTGTGAAGGCATTTGAGGGAGATCCCTTCATCCCTTCTGCCGCTCACTGA